Sequence from the Candidatus Binatus sp. genome:
CCGGAAACGAGGATCGTGCGCCAATCCTCGATCTACGAGACCGAACCGATGGGCGATCTCAAGGGCGCGTTTCTAAACGGCGTCGTCGAAGTCGAGACTGAGCTGCCCGCCGAAGTTCTGATGCGCCGCCTGCTCGCGCTCGAGCGAATCATGGGCCGCAAGCGCGTCAAGGGACGCAAGCAATCCCGCGGCAAGTACCGGCCGCGAATCATCGACCTTGATTTGCTGTTCTTCAACAAAGAAACCATCGACACCCGAATCCTCAAGGTGCCGCATCCGCGCCTGCATGAGCGCCGCTTTGTGCTCGCCCCGATGAGCGAGCTGGCGCCCGCGCTGATCCATCCGAAACTCAACGCATCGATTTCCGAGATGCTCGCGGGACTTAAGTCGCCGTTTCGTGTTAGTCTGGCACGAGCGGACCTGCTGAGGCCGCAATCGTCCAAACGCGAGGCAGCCACCCGATGAAATATTTTATCGACACCGCAGAGGTCGCCGAGATTCGCGAGGCCGCCAGCTGGGGAATCATCGACGGAGTCACCACCAATCCGTCCTTGATGGCGAAGACCGGGCGCCCGTATCACGACGTGCTGCGCGAGATTTGCGAAATCGTGGACGGACCGATCAGCGCCGAGGTCATCTCGACTGAAGCTTCCGCGATGATCGAAGAGGGCGAAAAGCTCGCCAAGGTCCACAAGAACATCGTCGTCAAGTGCCCGATGATCATCGAAGGCCTCAAGGCGACCCACGCGCTCGCCAAAAGCGGCATCCGCGTCAACGTCACCCTCATCTTCACGCCTCTCCAGGCGCTCGCGGCGGCCAAAGTCGGCGCCTCGTTTCTGTCGCCGTTTATCGGACGGCTCGATGACATCGGACAGGACGGATTCGCGATCGTCGAGGATATGGTGCAGATACTGTCGAACTACGACTATCCGGCCGAGGTGCTGGTCGCGTCGGTGCGCAAC
This genomic interval carries:
- the folK gene encoding 2-amino-4-hydroxy-6-hydroxymethyldihydropteridine diphosphokinase, with the protein product MPNRAFIGIGSNLGDRAANYREAIARIAAIPETRIVRQSSIYETEPMGDLKGAFLNGVVEVETELPAEVLMRRLLALERIMGRKRVKGRKQSRGKYRPRIIDLDLLFFNKETIDTRILKVPHPRLHERRFVLAPMSELAPALIHPKLNASISEMLAGLKSPFRVSLARADLLRPQSSKREAATR
- the fsa gene encoding fructose-6-phosphate aldolase, which gives rise to MKYFIDTAEVAEIREAASWGIIDGVTTNPSLMAKTGRPYHDVLREICEIVDGPISAEVISTEASAMIEEGEKLAKVHKNIVVKCPMIIEGLKATHALAKSGIRVNVTLIFTPLQALAAAKVGASFLSPFIGRLDDIGQDGFAIVEDMVQILSNYDYPAEVLVASVRNTTHLLRAAAVGADIATVPFAVLKQTLHHPLTDLGLERFLADWRKTNQKI